The following proteins are encoded in a genomic region of Bacillota bacterium:
- a CDS encoding xanthine permease, whose translation MSTQANTQIVGYLPDDTPPAWRLVFFALQQVVVMFPATVLVALLTGFHVSTTLFASGLATLGFILVTRGRIPLYYGSSFSYIAAVAAITGVKALGTVAPDALISQAQCGIIASGLVSILAGTVINRFGRDKVEKVLPPVVTGSVAMVIGIALADEAMSGTASNWTVGIVTLLATILFSVYLRGTLGQLPVLLGVAVGYVVSIPLGLVDFAKIGEAAAVTAPHFTFPSWSPAAILAIMPIAIATIPESTAHLYQIDLYVNNLARQLGRKKTYPIASLLGTNLIGDGIGDIIAGAIGGPAGTNYGENNSVMAITRNFSVPVLVLAAAIAMGLSFFGKLAAAVSSVPGAVIGGVSIYLFGVIGVQGVALMISERVDLFSARTLAVAATVLVIGIGGSFAFPNGMIPAFGMNLPAIATAAIFGIVLNLVFEFFPVRVGPARDQAAQARS comes from the coding sequence ATGTCTACTCAGGCAAACACCCAGATCGTCGGCTACCTTCCTGATGACACGCCCCCAGCGTGGAGACTAGTGTTCTTCGCCTTGCAGCAGGTGGTCGTCATGTTCCCGGCTACGGTGCTAGTGGCACTCCTCACCGGATTCCACGTATCCACCACGCTATTCGCTAGCGGTCTTGCCACCCTGGGCTTCATCCTGGTCACCCGTGGTCGAATCCCTCTCTATTACGGCTCGAGTTTCTCGTACATCGCCGCGGTGGCGGCCATCACCGGCGTGAAGGCGCTCGGGACCGTCGCTCCTGATGCACTGATTTCTCAGGCACAGTGCGGTATCATAGCCTCGGGTCTCGTCTCGATCCTGGCAGGCACGGTCATAAACCGATTCGGAAGGGACAAAGTGGAGAAGGTGCTGCCGCCGGTCGTGACGGGCAGCGTGGCGATGGTCATCGGAATAGCTCTCGCCGACGAGGCGATGAGTGGCACCGCGAGCAACTGGACTGTCGGCATCGTTACGCTCCTTGCCACTATCCTCTTCTCGGTGTACCTCCGAGGAACGCTCGGGCAACTCCCGGTCCTCCTAGGGGTGGCAGTGGGATACGTTGTCAGCATACCGTTGGGGCTGGTGGACTTCGCCAAGATAGGCGAGGCCGCCGCTGTGACCGCCCCCCATTTCACATTCCCGTCGTGGAGCCCCGCAGCGATTCTTGCCATCATGCCCATCGCCATCGCCACCATCCCGGAATCCACAGCACACCTTTACCAGATAGACCTGTACGTGAACAACCTCGCCAGGCAACTCGGACGCAAGAAAACCTATCCCATCGCAAGCCTTTTGGGCACCAATCTCATCGGTGACGGCATCGGAGACATAATCGCGGGAGCGATCGGTGGACCAGCAGGCACGAACTACGGCGAGAACAACAGCGTCATGGCTATCACTCGCAACTTCTCCGTTCCGGTTCTCGTGCTGGCGGCCGCCATCGCCATGGGCCTGTCCTTCTTCGGGAAGCTGGCTGCCGCAGTGAGCAGCGTGCCGGGAGCCGTAATAGGCGGCGTCTCCATCTACCTCTTCGGCGTGATAGGCGTGCAGGGCGTGGCTCTGATGATCTCTGAGAGGGTGGACCTCTTCTCCGCGAGGACCCTTGCGGTCGCCGCTACCGTCCTGGTGATCGGCATCGGAGGCAGCTTCGCCTTTCCCAACGGGATGATCCCGGCATTCGGCATGAACCTACCGGCGATCGCGACCGCGGCCATCTTCGGCATCGTGCTGAACCTCGTGTTCGAGTTCTTCCCGGTCAGAGTCGGCCCCGCGAGGGACCAGGCAGCGCAAGCCCGCTCCTAG
- a CDS encoding FapA family protein yields MANKEVVIRGRTVQEASLVASRTLKVDKNGLRIEVMSRGRRGFFGLFKRPAVIRVTVVPPGDDLKDKEEHCGSRRDHIDGMAAVSGGRLQLWNPRGKGQPAVIIPTSGAILRVNGVATNAPRPVREDDEVDVELVKEVRPGRVEVEVSQDGLSATAKVTPQVTISHELVDQDPQNVLELLTRSHEERTNVITAAQIEEALRQQGVTFGLDHEEIMRTADAADGVPRVVARGKPVQEGRNGFVEYLFDWKPTEIAYADDERADYWERYVFPSVREGEVLAELRPPVAGTPGMKVTGEVVLPRPVREAVLRAKDGVRISEDGRKAIAAIAGRPVLEGRWTPYLRVARLMVHPGNIDIKSGNVRFWGDLLVLGNVTEGAEVCAHGDITILGDATGAVIRAGGRVVCRGRSIGSRIYAGGLNSLHARLAPILNDLQEALVWIIQETTRIQQHPSNQGRLEKGDINRVVRLLVERKRKELNEIATEYAAALQTANLPFPNAVRELVQDVMSITVGPIARTGPIPDDLRRVLEKKEEVDYLVDSLPDHPGDIICSYVQNSVLEASGSITVVNEGCFHSTLLAGKQVEIKGVFRGGKIQAAGSVFVKEAGSPGLPAGKVKIKVPEQSTVRILNVHPETTVQVGRRSHVFDKENGPVRVYLGPNGSLVIEDFRV; encoded by the coding sequence GTGGCAAACAAGGAAGTAGTCATCCGAGGTAGGACGGTGCAAGAGGCTAGCCTCGTAGCCAGCAGGACTCTGAAGGTCGACAAGAACGGTCTTCGCATAGAGGTGATGTCGAGAGGACGACGGGGTTTCTTCGGCTTGTTCAAGCGCCCGGCCGTCATTAGGGTGACGGTCGTCCCGCCGGGTGATGACCTGAAAGACAAGGAAGAACACTGCGGGTCACGGCGCGACCATATCGACGGGATGGCCGCGGTGAGTGGTGGCAGACTGCAGTTGTGGAACCCGCGCGGCAAGGGACAGCCTGCAGTGATCATCCCGACGTCAGGGGCTATCCTACGTGTGAACGGCGTCGCCACAAACGCCCCTAGACCAGTGCGTGAAGATGACGAAGTAGATGTGGAGCTTGTGAAGGAAGTCCGTCCTGGCCGGGTTGAGGTCGAGGTCTCTCAAGACGGCCTTTCGGCGACCGCAAAGGTAACCCCGCAGGTTACCATCAGCCATGAACTAGTCGACCAGGATCCCCAGAACGTGCTCGAGTTGCTGACTCGCTCCCATGAAGAGCGAACCAACGTTATCACTGCTGCTCAAATCGAAGAGGCATTGCGGCAGCAAGGGGTGACCTTCGGGCTCGATCACGAGGAGATCATGCGGACAGCTGATGCAGCTGACGGGGTCCCACGAGTGGTGGCCAGAGGTAAGCCGGTCCAGGAAGGGCGGAACGGCTTTGTCGAGTACTTGTTCGACTGGAAGCCAACGGAAATCGCGTATGCAGATGACGAAAGAGCCGATTACTGGGAACGGTACGTCTTCCCTTCCGTAAGGGAAGGTGAGGTGCTGGCCGAACTCCGCCCTCCAGTGGCGGGTACCCCAGGCATGAAGGTGACTGGAGAAGTGGTCTTACCTCGTCCTGTCAGAGAAGCGGTGTTGCGGGCGAAGGACGGAGTCCGGATCAGCGAAGACGGCCGAAAGGCTATTGCGGCCATCGCCGGCAGGCCCGTGCTTGAAGGCCGTTGGACGCCGTACCTGAGGGTCGCGCGACTGATGGTGCACCCAGGCAACATAGACATCAAAAGCGGGAACGTGCGCTTCTGGGGGGATCTACTGGTCCTCGGCAACGTCACAGAAGGGGCCGAGGTGTGTGCTCACGGCGATATCACCATACTGGGGGATGCCACTGGCGCCGTGATCCGAGCAGGCGGTAGAGTGGTCTGCCGCGGGAGGTCAATCGGGTCCCGCATCTATGCGGGTGGCCTGAACTCGTTACACGCCCGACTGGCCCCCATACTGAATGACCTCCAAGAGGCGCTCGTCTGGATCATTCAGGAGACGACTAGGATCCAGCAGCATCCCTCCAATCAAGGGAGGCTGGAGAAGGGCGACATCAACAGGGTCGTCAGGCTCCTCGTCGAGAGGAAGAGGAAAGAGCTCAACGAGATCGCGACCGAGTACGCTGCTGCCCTTCAAACTGCTAATCTGCCGTTTCCGAATGCCGTTCGTGAGTTGGTGCAGGATGTCATGAGCATAACTGTCGGTCCGATAGCTCGGACGGGCCCTATTCCCGACGACCTGAGGAGGGTACTTGAGAAGAAGGAGGAAGTCGACTACCTGGTCGACTCATTGCCCGATCATCCGGGAGACATCATTTGCTCTTATGTGCAGAACAGCGTCCTGGAAGCCAGCGGCAGCATCACAGTGGTGAATGAAGGCTGTTTCCATTCGACCCTCCTCGCGGGCAAGCAAGTTGAGATCAAGGGTGTCTTTCGTGGTGGAAAGATACAAGCTGCGGGGAGCGTATTCGTCAAGGAGGCGGGATCGCCTGGGCTGCCCGCGGGGAAAGTCAAAATCAAGGTTCCAGAACAGTCCACCGTGAGGATTCTCAACGTCCATCCCGAGACGACTGTCCAGGTCGGTCGTCGCTCCCACGTTTTCGATAAGGAGAACGGTCCCGTGAGGGTATACCTCGGGCCGAATGGAAGTCTCGTCATCGAAGATTTCCGAGTATGA
- a CDS encoding HD-GYP domain-containing protein, protein MLEQIVAELGAWKRLGPIRKRDLLVAVAALVDIRCPFTAAHSTRVGTYSEIIAQEMGLIPSIQKSLRLAGLVHDIGKIGVPKALLQKSGILTEAESAEIRKHPLLSYDIVSDVPGLLAIANIVLFHHERWDGHGYPYGIRGEEIPLGSRILCVADSFDAMISERPYRPAVAVSDALRELERCAGTQFDPDVVQCFKSYVQQRGLKLSPNATSKRSTSSLDPKQPD, encoded by the coding sequence GTGCTCGAGCAGATCGTCGCAGAACTGGGTGCCTGGAAGAGATTGGGGCCGATCAGAAAGCGTGATCTCCTTGTCGCCGTGGCTGCGCTCGTGGATATTCGTTGTCCGTTCACTGCAGCCCACTCGACGAGAGTTGGCACGTATAGTGAGATCATCGCTCAGGAAATGGGGCTCATTCCCAGCATCCAAAAGAGTTTGAGGCTGGCTGGACTCGTCCATGACATCGGAAAGATTGGAGTGCCCAAAGCCCTCCTTCAGAAGAGCGGCATCCTGACAGAAGCAGAGAGCGCGGAGATTCGCAAGCATCCCCTCCTGAGCTACGACATCGTCTCCGACGTGCCCGGCCTTCTCGCCATCGCCAACATCGTTCTCTTCCATCACGAGCGCTGGGACGGGCATGGATATCCGTACGGAATTCGGGGTGAGGAGATACCTCTTGGATCGCGCATACTCTGCGTGGCCGACAGCTTCGACGCTATGATCAGCGAGCGCCCGTACCGACCGGCGGTCGCCGTTAGCGACGCCCTGAGAGAACTAGAGCGATGTGCAGGTACGCAGTTTGATCCTGATGTGGTCCAGTGTTTCAAATCATACGTTCAACAGAGAGGCTTAAAGCTCTCTCCGAACGCGACAAGCAAGCGCTCCACATCCAGTCTTGACCCCAAGCAGCCAGACTAA